One part of the Arabidopsis thaliana chromosome 1 sequence genome encodes these proteins:
- the CYP71A18 gene encoding cytochrome P450, family 71, subfamily A, polypeptide 18 (''cytochrome P450, family 71, subfamily A, polypeptide 18'' (CYP71A18); FUNCTIONS IN: electron carrier activity, monooxygenase activity, iron ion binding, oxygen binding, heme binding; INVOLVED IN: oxidation reduction; CONTAINS InterPro DOMAIN/s: Cytochrome P450 (InterPro:IPR001128), Cytochrome P450, conserved site (InterPro:IPR017972), Cytochrome P450, E-class, group I (InterPro:IPR002401); BEST Arabidopsis thaliana protein match is: cytochrome P450, family 71, subfamily A, polypeptide 13 (TAIR:AT2G30770.1); Has 34927 Blast hits to 34697 proteins in 1764 species: Archae - 51; Bacteria - 4686; Metazoa - 11898; Fungi - 7343; Plants - 9704; Viruses - 3; Other Eukaryotes - 1242 (source: NCBI BLink).), which produces MEMTLMVSLCLTTLLTLLLLKKFLKRTAKKVNLPPSPWRIPVIGNLHQLSLHPHRSLHSLSLRYGPLMLLHFGRVPILVVSSSEAAHEILKTHDLKFANRPKSKAVHGLMNGGRDVVFGPYGEYWRQMKSVCILNLLTNKMVASFEKVREEEVNAMMEKLEKASCSSSAENLSELFVTLTSDVTSRVSLGKKYWEDETAGGLKKRVRQIMELLREFPIGDYVPALAWIDRINGFNSKIVEVSRAYSDLMEKVVQEHLEAGEHKADFVNILLSIEKEKNNGFKVQRNDIKFMILDMFIGGISTSSTLLEWIMTELIRNPECMKKLQNEIRSTIRPHGSYIKEKEVENMRYLKAVIKEVFRVHPPLPLILPRLLTEDVKVKGYDIAAGTEVLINAWSIHRDPAIWGPDAEEFKPERHLDSTLDYHGQDLKYIPFGSGRRICPGINLAMGLVEVTLANLVGRFDWSVDPGPNGDQPDLAEDFGLDVCRKNPLIAFPSSVA; this is translated from the exons ATGGAAATGACATTGATGGTTTCTCTGTGCTTAACGACCCTCTTAACCCTTCTCTTACTTAAAAAATTCCTCAAACGAACCGCCAAAAAAGTGAACTTACCACCATCTCCATGGCGAATTCCAGTGATTGGAAACCTCCACCAGCTCAGCCTCCACCCTCACCGCTCCCTCCACTCCCTCAGCCTCAGGTATGGCCCACTGATGCTGCTTCATTTTGGCCGTGTCCCCATACTCGTAGTCTCCTCCAGCGAAGCAGCTCATGAGATATTGAAAACACACGATCTTAAGTTTGCCAACCGCCCGAAATCAAAAGCCGTTCATGGACTTATGAATGGTGGGCGTGATGTGGTTTTTGGTCCCTATGGAGAATATTGGAGACAGATGAAG AGTGTCTGCATTCTCAATCTACTCACCAACAAAATGGTTGCATCCTTTGAGAAGGTAAGAGAGGAAGAGGTAAATGCAATGATGGAGAAGCTAGAGAAAGCaagttgttcttcttcagcagaaAATCTGAGTGAACTCTTTGTTACTCTAACAAGTGATGTCACGAGTAGAGTTTCCTTGGGGAAAAAATATTGGGAGGACGAAACCGCAGGGGGTCTCAAGAAGCGAGTGAGGCAGATCATGGAGCTTTTACGCGAGTTCCCAATCGGGGACTATGTCCCGGCTTTGGCATGGATAGACAGGATCAACGGTTTCAATTCTAAGATTGTGGAAGTGAGTCGAGCGTATAGTGATCTTATGGAAAAAGTGGTGCAAGAACATTTAGAGGCGGGCGAACATAAAGCGGATTTCGTCAATATACTGTTAtcaatcgaaaaagaaaagaataatggATTCAAAGTTCAAAGAAACGACATAAAATTTATGATCTTG GATATGTTTATAGGAGGTATTTCAACAAGTTCAACTCTACTAGAATGGATAATGACGGAGCTGATCAGAAATCCAGAGTGTATGAAGAAACTCCAAAACGAGATTCGGTCAACCATTAGGCCACATGGTTcatacataaaagaaaaagaagttgaaaatATGAGATACTTGAAAGCAGTGATTAAAGAGGTGTTTCGGGTGCATCCTCCTCTTCCACTAATACTTCCCAGACTATTAACTGAAGATGTTAAAGTAAAGGGATATGACATAGCCGCAGGGACCGAG GTGTTAATCAATGCTTGGTCAATCCATAGAGACCCCGCGATATGGGGACCGGATGCAGAAGAATTCAAACCAGAGAGACACTTAGATTCAACTTTGGATTATCATGGACAAGATTTGAAATACATCCCATTCGGATCAGGTAGAAGAATTTGTCCCGGGATAAATCTTGCTATGGGTTTGGTAGAGGTTACATTGGCCAACCTTGTAGGCCGATTTGACTGGAGTGTCGATCCTGGACCAAATGGGGATCAACCTGATCTAGCTGAAGATTTTGGT
- the CYP71A18 gene encoding cytochrome P450, family 71, subfamily A, polypeptide 18 (''cytochrome P450, family 71, subfamily A, polypeptide 18'' (CYP71A18); FUNCTIONS IN: electron carrier activity, monooxygenase activity, iron ion binding, oxygen binding, heme binding; INVOLVED IN: oxidation reduction; CONTAINS InterPro DOMAIN/s: Cytochrome P450 (InterPro:IPR001128), Cytochrome P450, E-class, group I (InterPro:IPR002401), Cytochrome P450, conserved site (InterPro:IPR017972); BEST Arabidopsis thaliana protein match is: cytochrome P450, family 71, subfamily A, polypeptide 13 (TAIR:AT2G30770.1).), with the protein MEMTLMVSLCLTTLLTLLLLKKFLKRTAKKVNLPPSPWRIPVIGNLHQLSLHPHRSLHSLSLRYGPLMLLHFGRVPILVVSSSEAAHEILKTHDLKFANRPKSKAVHGLMNGGRDVVFGPYGEYWRQMKSVCILNLLTNKMVASFEKVREEEVNAMMEKLEKASCSSSAENLSELFVTLTSDVTSRVSLGKKYWEDETAGGLKKRVRQIMELLREFPIGDYVPALAWIDRINGFNSKIVEVSRAYSDLMEKVVQEHLEAGEHKADFVNILLSIEKEKNNGFKVQRNDIKFMILDMFIGGISTSSTLLEWIMTELIRNPECMKKLQNEIRSTIRPHGSYIKEKEVENMRYLKAVIKEVFRVHPPLPLILPRLLTEDVKVKGYDIAAGTEVLINAWSIHRDPAIWGPDAEEFKPERHLDSTLDYHGQDLKYIPFGSGRRICPGINLAMGLVEVTLANLVGRFDWSVDPGPNGDQPDLAEDFGLDIPKKVFINNLPRIRFECIDFKI; encoded by the exons ATGGAAATGACATTGATGGTTTCTCTGTGCTTAACGACCCTCTTAACCCTTCTCTTACTTAAAAAATTCCTCAAACGAACCGCCAAAAAAGTGAACTTACCACCATCTCCATGGCGAATTCCAGTGATTGGAAACCTCCACCAGCTCAGCCTCCACCCTCACCGCTCCCTCCACTCCCTCAGCCTCAGGTATGGCCCACTGATGCTGCTTCATTTTGGCCGTGTCCCCATACTCGTAGTCTCCTCCAGCGAAGCAGCTCATGAGATATTGAAAACACACGATCTTAAGTTTGCCAACCGCCCGAAATCAAAAGCCGTTCATGGACTTATGAATGGTGGGCGTGATGTGGTTTTTGGTCCCTATGGAGAATATTGGAGACAGATGAAG AGTGTCTGCATTCTCAATCTACTCACCAACAAAATGGTTGCATCCTTTGAGAAGGTAAGAGAGGAAGAGGTAAATGCAATGATGGAGAAGCTAGAGAAAGCaagttgttcttcttcagcagaaAATCTGAGTGAACTCTTTGTTACTCTAACAAGTGATGTCACGAGTAGAGTTTCCTTGGGGAAAAAATATTGGGAGGACGAAACCGCAGGGGGTCTCAAGAAGCGAGTGAGGCAGATCATGGAGCTTTTACGCGAGTTCCCAATCGGGGACTATGTCCCGGCTTTGGCATGGATAGACAGGATCAACGGTTTCAATTCTAAGATTGTGGAAGTGAGTCGAGCGTATAGTGATCTTATGGAAAAAGTGGTGCAAGAACATTTAGAGGCGGGCGAACATAAAGCGGATTTCGTCAATATACTGTTAtcaatcgaaaaagaaaagaataatggATTCAAAGTTCAAAGAAACGACATAAAATTTATGATCTTG GATATGTTTATAGGAGGTATTTCAACAAGTTCAACTCTACTAGAATGGATAATGACGGAGCTGATCAGAAATCCAGAGTGTATGAAGAAACTCCAAAACGAGATTCGGTCAACCATTAGGCCACATGGTTcatacataaaagaaaaagaagttgaaaatATGAGATACTTGAAAGCAGTGATTAAAGAGGTGTTTCGGGTGCATCCTCCTCTTCCACTAATACTTCCCAGACTATTAACTGAAGATGTTAAAGTAAAGGGATATGACATAGCCGCAGGGACCGAG GTGTTAATCAATGCTTGGTCAATCCATAGAGACCCCGCGATATGGGGACCGGATGCAGAAGAATTCAAACCAGAGAGACACTTAGATTCAACTTTGGATTATCATGGACAAGATTTGAAATACATCCCATTCGGATCAGGTAGAAGAATTTGTCCCGGGATAAATCTTGCTATGGGTTTGGTAGAGGTTACATTGGCCAACCTTGTAGGCCGATTTGACTGGAGTGTCGATCCTGGACCAAATGGGGATCAACCTGATCTAGCTGAAGATTTTGGT
- a CDS encoding F-box and associated interaction domains-containing protein (F-box and associated interaction domains-containing protein; CONTAINS InterPro DOMAIN/s: F-box domain, cyclin-like (InterPro:IPR001810), F-box domain, Skp2-like (InterPro:IPR022364), F-box associated domain, type 1 (InterPro:IPR006527), F-box associated interaction domain (InterPro:IPR017451); BEST Arabidopsis thaliana protein match is: F-box associated ubiquitination effector family protein (TAIR:AT1G31510.1); Has 2174 Blast hits to 2137 proteins in 54 species: Archae - 0; Bacteria - 0; Metazoa - 0; Fungi - 0; Plants - 2172; Viruses - 0; Other Eukaryotes - 2 (source: NCBI BLink).) codes for MATMDLSSDLVEEILSRVPARSLVRLRSTCKQWEALIAEPRFVNKHLSHMRYREQQFTVFNNEHIVSPLFGSTTSYVGIDFNKPENCGVKLPFPIALSPAINISHCDGLLLYVTKSMLLVANPLLSQKRWIKCSEGFDHSMDAYGLGYLFNQSSGFYDYKVVRFRCGIKNSSRVEVYAFKSDSWKVVVDTNFGGFDGLPLSSVCLRGTPYWLGYNKSGNELMSIQSFDFSKERFEPLFLPPQSIGSRNLVKYISLGIFRGDQLSLLLECHETCKLHLWVMKKQHWSRLMTVDVPQDAIYGKYFSSFIERNGRLALLIKSRNISIYIGGENQEFKRFEYFTGLGPMLSDCCYIQSLLQIPGFSR; via the coding sequence ATGGCTACAATGGATCTTTCGTCTGATTTGGTAGAGGAGATACTCTCACGGGTTCCAGCGAGATCTCTTGTACGATTGAGATCCACATGCAAGCAGTGGGAAGCCCTAATCGCAGAGCCGAGATTCGTCAACAAGCACTTGTCTCACATGCGTTACCGTGAGCAACAATTCACAGTCTTTAACAACGAACACATAGTTTCTCCTTTGTTCGGTTCCACAACTTCTTATGTAGGTATCGATTTCAACAAACCAGAAAATTGTGGTGTGAAATTGCCTTTTCCAATAGCTCTTTCACCAGCGATCAATATATCTCATTGTGACGGTCTATTGCTATACGTCACTAAAAGTATGCTTTTGGTTGCGAATCCGTTGTTGAGTCAAAAGAGATGGATTAAATGTAGCGAAGGGTTTGACCATTCCATGGACGCGTATGGTCTTGGATACCTTTTTAACCAATCATCAGGTTTTTATGATTACAAAGTTGTAAGATTTCGTTGTGGAATTAAAAATTCATCAAGGGTAGAAGTCTACGCATTCAAGTCTGATTCTTGGAAGGTTGTTGTTGATACAAACTTTGGTGGATTCGATGGATTGCCATTGTCAAGTGTTTGTTTGCGAGGAACTCCTTATTGGCTAGGTTACAATAAATCTGGTAATGAACTCATGTCGATACAGAGTTTCGATTTctcaaaagagagatttgagcCCTTGTTTCTTCCTCCTCAATCCATTGGGTCACGTAATTTGGTAAAGTATATCTCTTTAGGGATTTTCAGAGGAGATCAACTTTCTTTGTTACTTGAATGCCACGAAACATGTAAGTTACACTTATGGGTGATGAAGAAGCAGCATTGGAGCAGGCTGATGACAGTTGATGTACCTCAAGATGCGATATATGGAAAATATTTCAGTTCCTTCATTGAGAGAAATGGTAGGCTTGCATTATTGATCAAAAGCAGGAATATTAGCATCTACATTGGGGGAGAGAATCAAGAATTCAAAAGATTTGAATACTTCACTGGTCTTGGTCCCATGCTCAGTGATTGCTGCTATATTCAGAGCTTGCTTCAGATTCCAGGCTTTTCGAGATGA
- a CDS encoding Tetratricopeptide repeat (TPR)-like superfamily protein (Tetratricopeptide repeat (TPR)-like superfamily protein; CONTAINS InterPro DOMAIN/s: Pentatricopeptide repeat (InterPro:IPR002885); BEST Arabidopsis thaliana protein match is: pentatricopeptide repeat 336 (TAIR:AT1G61870.1); Has 27426 Blast hits to 8035 proteins in 245 species: Archae - 4; Bacteria - 14; Metazoa - 220; Fungi - 290; Plants - 26279; Viruses - 0; Other Eukaryotes - 619 (source: NCBI BLink).): MAFLFRIRTSEFILQKATQFRLKSSSSSIFTLKSLTSKQKKSRDTLSLLKSENNPDRILEICRSTSLSPDYHVDRIIFSVAVVTLAREKHFVAVSQLLDGFIQNQPDPKSESFAVRAIILYGRANMLDRSIQTFRNLEQYEIPRTVKSLNALLFACLMAKDYKEANRVYLEMPKMYGIEPDLETYNRMIRVLCESGSTSSSYSIVAEMERKWIKPTAASFGLMIDGFYKEEKFDEVRKVMRMMDEFGVHVGVATYNIMIQCLCKRKKSAEAKALIDGVMSCRMRPNSVTYSLLIHGFCSEENLDEAMNLFEVMVCNGYKPDSECYFTLIHCLCKGGDFETALILCRESMEKNWVPSFSVMKWLVNGLASRSKVDEAKELIAVVKEKFTRNVDLWNEVEAALPLPQ, from the coding sequence ATGGCGTTCCTCTTCCGCATTCGAACATCGGAATTTATACTCCAGAAAGCGACTCAATTCCGAttgaagtcttcttcttcatctatcTTCACACTAAAATCTCTCACTAGCAAGCAGAAGAAGAGCCGAGATACTCTCTCCCTTCTCAAATCCGAGAATAATCCTGATCGAATCCTCGAAATCTGCCGATCCACTTCACTCTCACCTGATTATCACGTCGACCGTATCATCTTCTCCGTTGCGGTGGTGACACTAGCGAGAGAGAAACACTTCGTCGCTGTATCGCAGCTTCTCGACGGTTTCATCCAAAACCAACCCGATCCAAAATCCGAGAGTTTCGCAGTCCGTGCCATTATCCTATACGGCAGAGCGAATATGCTTGATCGATCTATACAAACATTTCGCAACCTCGAGCAATACGAGATCCCAAGGACGGTGAAGTCTCTAAATGCTCTTCTTTTCGCTTGTTTAATGGCTAAGGATTACAAAGAAGCGAATCGTGTCTACCTCGAAATGCCGAAGATGTATGGCATTGAACCTGATCTCGAAACTTACAATAGAATGATTAGAGTCTTGTGTGAATCAGGTTCAACGAGTTCATCATACTCCATTGTTGCAGAGATGGAGAGGAAATGGATAAAGCCAACAGCTGCTAGCTTTGGTTTAATGATTGATGGTTTTTACAAGGAGGAGAAGTTTGATGAAGTGAGGAAAGTGATGAGAATGATGGATGAATTTGGTGTTCATGTTGGTGTAGCTACATACAACATTATGATTCAATGTTTGTGTAAAAGGAAGAAATCTGCAGAAGCAAAGGCGTTGATTGATGGGGTTATGTCTTGTAGGATGAGACCAAACTCTGTGACGTATTCGCTTTTGATTCATGGGTTTTGCAGTGAGGAGAATTTGGATGAAGCTATGAATTTGTTTGAGGTTATGGTGTGTAATGGATACAAGCCTGATAGTGAATGTTACTTCACTTTGATACATTGTTTGTGTAAAGGAGGGGACTTTGAGACAGCTTTGATCCTTTGTAGAGAGAGTATGGAGAAGAATTGGGTTCCGAGTTTTAGTGTCATGAAGTGGCTTGTTAATGGACTAGCAAGTCGTTCAAAGGTCGATGAAGCAAAGGAGCTCATTGCGGTAGTTAAAGAGAAGTTTACCAGAAATGTGGACTTGTGGAATGAAGTCGAAGCTGCATTGCCTTTGCCTCAGTGA
- the RBP45B gene encoding RNA-binding (RRM/RBD/RNP motifs) family protein (RBP45B; FUNCTIONS IN: RNA binding; EXPRESSED IN: 26 plant structures; EXPRESSED DURING: 16 growth stages; CONTAINS InterPro DOMAIN/s: RNA recognition motif, RNP-1 (InterPro:IPR000504), Nucleotide-binding, alpha-beta plait (InterPro:IPR012677); BEST Arabidopsis thaliana protein match is: RNA-binding protein 45A (TAIR:AT5G54900.1); Has 29660 Blast hits to 18296 proteins in 811 species: Archae - 14; Bacteria - 2273; Metazoa - 15265; Fungi - 3531; Plants - 5870; Viruses - 0; Other Eukaryotes - 2707 (source: NCBI BLink).), producing MMQQPPPGGILPHHAPPPSAQQQYGYQQPYGIAGAAPPPPQMWNPQAAAPPSVQPTTADEIRTLWIGDLQYWMDENFLYGCFAHTGEMVSAKVIRNKQTGQVEGYGFIEFASHAAAERVLQTFNNAPIPSFPDQLFRLNWASLSSGDKRDDSPDYTIFVGDLAADVTDYILLETFRASYPSVKGAKVVIDRVTGRTKGYGFVRFSDESEQIRAMTEMNGVPCSTRPMRIGPAASKKGVTGQRDSYQSSAAGVTTDNDPNNTTVFVGGLDASVTDDHLKNVFSQYGEIVHVKIPAGKRCGFVQFSEKSCAEEALRMLNGVQLGGTTVRLSWGRSPSNKQSGDPSQFYYGGYGQGQEQYGYTMPQDPNAYYGGYSGGGYSGGYQQTPQAGQQPPQQPPQQQQVGFSY from the exons ATGATGCAGCAGCCACCACCCGGAGGTATCCTTCCACATCACGCTCCTCCTCCTTCTGCGCAACAACAGTACGGTTACCAACAACCTTACGGGATTGCTGGAGCtgctccaccaccaccacagATGTGGAATCCTCAAGCGGCGGCGCCGCCATCAGTTCAGCCTACGACCGCTGACGAGATCCGGACTCTTTGGATCGGGGACTTACAGTATTGGATGGATGAGAATTTCCTCTACGGTTGCTTTGCTCATACCGGAGAG ATGGTTTCTGCTAAAGTGATTCGTAACAAGCAAACCGGTCAAGTTGAAGGATACGGTTTCATTGAATTCGCATCTCATGCTGCTGCTGAAAGAGTTCTACAAACATTCAACAACGCTCCTATCCCGAGCTTTCCTGATCAGCTCTTTAGACTGAACTGGGCATCATTGAGTTCAGGAGATAAACGAGACGATTCACCGGACTACACGATATTTGTCGGTGATCTGGCTGCTGATGTTACGGATTATATCTTACTTGAGACGTTCAGAGCCTCTTATCCGTCAGTGAAGGGTGCAAAGGTTGTTATTGACAGAGTCACTGGACGTACAAAAGGATATGGGTTTGTTAGGTTTTCTGATGAAAGTGAACAGATCCGTGCTATGACGGAGATGAATGGCGTTCCTTGTTCTACTAGACCTATGAGAATTGGTCCCGCTGCTAGCAAGAAAGGTGTAACTGGTCAAAGAG ATTCATACCAGAGCTCTGCTGCAGGGGTAACAACTGATAATGATCCAAATAACACAACT GTTTTTGTTGGTGGATTAGATGCATCTGTCACGGATGATCATCTGAAGAATGTCTTTAGCCAATATGGTGAGATTGTGCATGTGAAAATACCCGCTGGAAAGCGCTGTGGATTCGTTCAGTTTTCCGAGAA GAGCTGTGCAGAGGAAGCTCTTAGAATGCTGAATGGAGTGCAATTAGGCGGAACAACCGTCAGGCTCTCATGGGGCCGAAGTCCTTCGAACAAACAG TCGGGGGATCCGAGCCAGTTTTACTACGGTGGGTATGGACAAGGACAGGAGCAGTATGGGTACACGATGCCTCAAGACCCTAATGCATATTACGGAGGCTACTCTGGTGGAGGATACAGCGGTGGTTACCAGCAGACACCACAGGCAGGACAGCAACCACCACAACAGCCACCACAGCAGCAACAAGTCGGGTTTAGCTACTAA
- the RBP45B gene encoding RNA-binding (RRM/RBD/RNP motifs) family protein (RBP45B; FUNCTIONS IN: RNA binding; EXPRESSED IN: 26 plant structures; EXPRESSED DURING: 16 growth stages; CONTAINS InterPro DOMAIN/s: RNA recognition motif, RNP-1 (InterPro:IPR000504), Nucleotide-binding, alpha-beta plait (InterPro:IPR012677); BEST Arabidopsis thaliana protein match is: RNA-binding protein 45A (TAIR:AT5G54900.1); Has 20995 Blast hits to 13178 proteins in 763 species: Archae - 6; Bacteria - 1690; Metazoa - 10875; Fungi - 2403; Plants - 4255; Viruses - 0; Other Eukaryotes - 1766 (source: NCBI BLink).) has product MMQQPPPGGILPHHAPPPSAQQQYGYQQPYGIAGAAPPPPQMWNPQAAAPPSVQPTTADEIRTLWIGDLQYWMDENFLYGCFAHTGEMVSAKVIRNKQTGQVEGYGFIEFASHAAAERVLQTFNNAPIPSFPDQLFRLNWASLSSGDKRDDSPDYTIFVGDLAADVTDYILLETFRASYPSVKGAKVVIDRVTGRTKGYGFVRFSDESEQIRAMTEMNGVPCSTRPMRIGPAASKKGVTGQRDSYQSSAAGVTTDNDPNNTTVFVGGLDASVTDDHLKNVFSQYGEIVHVKIPAGKRCGFVQFSEK; this is encoded by the exons ATGATGCAGCAGCCACCACCCGGAGGTATCCTTCCACATCACGCTCCTCCTCCTTCTGCGCAACAACAGTACGGTTACCAACAACCTTACGGGATTGCTGGAGCtgctccaccaccaccacagATGTGGAATCCTCAAGCGGCGGCGCCGCCATCAGTTCAGCCTACGACCGCTGACGAGATCCGGACTCTTTGGATCGGGGACTTACAGTATTGGATGGATGAGAATTTCCTCTACGGTTGCTTTGCTCATACCGGAGAG ATGGTTTCTGCTAAAGTGATTCGTAACAAGCAAACCGGTCAAGTTGAAGGATACGGTTTCATTGAATTCGCATCTCATGCTGCTGCTGAAAGAGTTCTACAAACATTCAACAACGCTCCTATCCCGAGCTTTCCTGATCAGCTCTTTAGACTGAACTGGGCATCATTGAGTTCAGGAGATAAACGAGACGATTCACCGGACTACACGATATTTGTCGGTGATCTGGCTGCTGATGTTACGGATTATATCTTACTTGAGACGTTCAGAGCCTCTTATCCGTCAGTGAAGGGTGCAAAGGTTGTTATTGACAGAGTCACTGGACGTACAAAAGGATATGGGTTTGTTAGGTTTTCTGATGAAAGTGAACAGATCCGTGCTATGACGGAGATGAATGGCGTTCCTTGTTCTACTAGACCTATGAGAATTGGTCCCGCTGCTAGCAAGAAAGGTGTAACTGGTCAAAGAG ATTCATACCAGAGCTCTGCTGCAGGGGTAACAACTGATAATGATCCAAATAACACAACT GTTTTTGTTGGTGGATTAGATGCATCTGTCACGGATGATCATCTGAAGAATGTCTTTAGCCAATATGGTGAGATTGTGCATGTGAAAATACCCGCTGGAAAGCGCTGTGGATTCGTTCAGTTTTCCGAGAAGTAA
- a CDS encoding uncharacterized protein (unknown protein; BEST Arabidopsis thaliana protein match is: unknown protein (TAIR:AT4G21902.1); Has 22 Blast hits to 22 proteins in 6 species: Archae - 0; Bacteria - 0; Metazoa - 0; Fungi - 0; Plants - 22; Viruses - 0; Other Eukaryotes - 0 (source: NCBI BLink).) codes for MTLFKRPCLYSKMDKEDPEEVLSRRAKFLIYKTLQEADLISRRDPHSSFIRLKLYLLKVKIGKRLAKLRRSVVSAVRFGGIRKHSHNGVRALKKMFQGGATTGLPRPIFSLEV; via the coding sequence ATGACCCTATTCAAGAGGCCATGTCTTTACTCAAAGATGGACAAGGAAGATCCAGAAGAGGTACTTAGCCGACGAGCCAAGTTCTTGATTTACAAAACACTTCAAGAAGCCGACTTGATTTCTCGGCGTGATCCTCATTCGTCGTTTATACGGCTGAAGCTTTATCTGTTGAAGGTCAAGATCGGAAAGAGGTTGGCTAAGCTACGCCGGAGTGTAGTATCCGCCGTTAGATTTGGCGGAATTCGAAAGCATTCTCATAATGGCGTGAGAgcgttgaagaagatgttcCAAGGTGGTGCAACAACTGGACTACCTAGGCCTATTTTCTCCCTTGAAGTttga